One genomic window of Micropterus dolomieu isolate WLL.071019.BEF.003 ecotype Adirondacks linkage group LG06, ASM2129224v1, whole genome shotgun sequence includes the following:
- the LOC123972408 gene encoding potassium voltage-gated channel subfamily KQT member 3-like, producing the protein MGLRSRTIASGSEEHKKTSGAPPGDLLDQGTGVADKDGALLLVAAGRDDYKRGSQGIGIGLLAKTPLNYTRPAKRNNIRKRRIQNLLYDALERPRGWALLYHAFV; encoded by the coding sequence ATGGGGCTCCGGTCCAGGACCATCGCTAGCGGCTCGGAGGAGCACAAGAAGACCTCCGGCGCTCCTCCCGGGGACTTATTGGACCAAGGCACAGGGGTTGCGGACAAGGATGGCGCCCTGCTGCTGGTGGCTGCGGGCCGGGATGACTACAAGCGGGGCTCTCAGGGCATCGGCATCGGGCTGCTGGCTAAGACTCCCCTAAACTACACCCGGCCAGCCAAGAGGAATAACATCCGCAAGAGGAGGATCCAGAACCTGCTCTATGACGCGCTGGAGAGGCCGAGAGGATGGGCGCTGCTCTACCACGCGTTCGTGTGA